Part of the Faecalibacterium duncaniae genome, AAATCGGCAAGAGCATTGATGATGTGGCAGACGCGCTTATCCGTGCCGTTCGGGATGATCTTGCGGAAATGCCGGAGTATGCGCACTGCGAAACCGCTGCGTACGCACCGGAACCAATTCAGGAGCATCGCCGCGTAAGACGTTATCAGTATGAGATGATGAGTGTTGTTTACCCGCAGTATGCGGAGAAGAACATCCTTATTGATTATGGCGTGATTGAAGAGGCGGAGTAATGTCAAAGAGATATGCCAGACAACTACATAGTGCAGATGGTTTGATTGCCGCCGTCGAACAATACGGCTTTCTGCCCTTCTTTCGGAACGAGATTCACGGCTTCTCCATCGAGGAACTTTGCCCACCTGAGTTATGGTTTGCGGATGATGTAGATGGTCCGTGGGAATGGAAAGGACCGGCTGCGCGGAGCGGCAAATGTCTTTACGGCAAACTTTTCAACAAGAAGGCTGGATTTGTGAGTCGGGAGTGGATTCCGGACTTTGCGAACTTCCGGCGTGACGGCTATGACTTTGACGCCCGTTGGGATGACGGCTTGGCGTCCTACAAGGACAAGGAGCTTTATGAAGCCATAGCCGGTGAAGGCAGGATGCTTTCCAAACGGCTGAAAGAGACTCTGAACTACCGCAAGG contains:
- a CDS encoding AlkZ-related protein, with translation MSKRYARQLHSADGLIAAVEQYGFLPFFRNEIHGFSIEELCPPELWFADDVDGPWEWKGPAARSGKCLYGKLFNKKAGFVSREWIPDFANFRRDGYDFDARWDDGLASYKDKELYEAIAGEGRMLSKRLKETLNYRKGGNTGFETCITRLQMQSYVCIADFVYMQDRYGRPYGWGVAEYATPEELFGYDFITSGYQRDPQESKERMMQHLSSILPGVSAQQLTKILKG